A stretch of the Bradyrhizobium arachidis genome encodes the following:
- a CDS encoding cation:dicarboxylate symporter family transporter has translation MQLYFQVLFGVILGVALGHFAPDFAVLFKPMGDAFIKIVKMMIVPVVFCTIVIGIATVGGDQSIGKTLLKAMALFYVLTIIALATGLVAVEVIKPGAGMHIPASSIDPSEVARYAKNAKPLDYIDVLLHIIPQSFFTPFAEGEVLPVLFIAIITGFGLRRAGNAGKAFLGGLESFSAALFTAFGFLMKLAPFGAFGAIAFIIAKNGIKSVGNLGLLIVTFYVASLFFVFVVLAVLTRLHGFSLWKLLRYIREELLVVLGTSSTEPVLPAMLYKLEKLGCSKGAVGLTLPLGYSFNLDGTAIYLTLASVFLAQAMDIQLTQWQILSMIFVMLLTSKGAAGVTGSGFAALVATLAAMPDTVPVAGVVIIAGIDRFMSEARALTSLCSNAVACVVVAIWEGACDKAVLKRELDGGYVAVTDPIPQGVQAA, from the coding sequence ATGCAGCTGTACTTCCAGGTTCTATTTGGCGTCATCCTGGGCGTCGCCCTCGGGCATTTCGCTCCCGATTTCGCCGTGCTGTTCAAGCCGATGGGCGACGCTTTCATCAAGATCGTCAAGATGATGATCGTCCCCGTCGTGTTCTGTACCATCGTCATCGGCATTGCCACGGTGGGCGGAGATCAGAGCATAGGCAAGACGCTGTTGAAGGCGATGGCCCTGTTCTATGTGCTCACCATCATTGCCTTGGCCACAGGGCTTGTGGCTGTCGAAGTCATCAAGCCGGGCGCAGGCATGCACATTCCCGCGTCGTCCATCGATCCCAGCGAAGTTGCTCGCTACGCAAAGAATGCGAAGCCGCTCGATTACATCGACGTGTTGCTTCATATCATCCCGCAGAGCTTCTTCACGCCGTTCGCCGAAGGCGAAGTCCTGCCGGTCCTGTTCATCGCCATCATCACCGGCTTCGGGCTTCGCCGTGCGGGCAATGCCGGCAAGGCCTTTCTGGGCGGGCTGGAATCATTCTCGGCCGCGCTTTTCACGGCGTTCGGCTTCCTGATGAAGCTCGCGCCGTTCGGTGCCTTCGGTGCAATCGCATTCATCATTGCCAAGAACGGCATCAAATCCGTCGGCAATCTCGGGCTTCTGATCGTGACGTTCTACGTTGCCAGTCTTTTCTTTGTGTTCGTGGTGCTGGCCGTGCTGACGCGACTTCACGGATTCAGTCTGTGGAAGCTGCTTCGCTATATCAGGGAGGAGCTGCTCGTCGTTCTTGGCACGTCGTCCACGGAACCAGTCCTGCCGGCGATGCTTTACAAGCTTGAGAAGCTCGGCTGCAGCAAGGGCGCCGTCGGTCTGACGCTCCCGCTTGGATATTCGTTCAATCTCGACGGCACGGCGATCTATTTGACGCTGGCGTCGGTGTTCCTGGCCCAGGCGATGGATATCCAGCTCACGCAATGGCAGATCCTCTCGATGATCTTCGTGATGCTGCTGACATCAAAAGGCGCTGCGGGCGTAACGGGCAGCGGTTTCGCGGCGCTGGTCGCAACGTTGGCGGCAATGCCGGATACCGTTCCTGTGGCTGGCGTCGTCATCATCGCCGGAATTGATCGCTTCATGTCCGAAGCGCGGGCGTTAACGAGCCTCTGCAGCAACGCCGTCGCGTGCGTCGTGGTGGCGATCTGGGAAGGCGCCTGCGACAAGGCCGTTCTCAAGCGGGAACTGGACGGAGGTTATGTCGCGGTGACGGACCCGATTCCCCAGGGAGTTCAAGCCGCTTGA